A single genomic interval of Arthrobacter globiformis harbors:
- a CDS encoding universal stress protein, which yields MDAEGKVVVGVDGSDSSVEALRLAARLAPGLGGHVHAVACWHFPEMYAGYIPPDFEAFEALTAKILAQSIEKAFGPDVPETLTSELVRGPAPATLVEAAAGAALLVVGRRGHGGFMGLHLGSVSTACVAHADCPVLVVHSKDDHERTRHFRRGAASKDAHRDVSVDAAKR from the coding sequence ATGGATGCTGAAGGCAAAGTAGTTGTGGGCGTGGACGGCTCGGATTCCTCGGTGGAGGCCCTCCGTCTGGCGGCGCGGCTGGCACCGGGCCTGGGTGGCCATGTCCATGCCGTGGCCTGCTGGCACTTCCCGGAAATGTATGCCGGATACATCCCCCCGGATTTCGAGGCGTTCGAGGCCTTGACCGCCAAGATCCTGGCCCAGTCCATCGAGAAGGCATTCGGACCGGACGTCCCGGAGACCCTGACCAGTGAGCTGGTGCGGGGGCCAGCCCCGGCCACGCTGGTGGAGGCGGCCGCCGGAGCGGCGTTGCTGGTGGTGGGGCGCAGGGGCCACGGCGGATTCATGGGCCTGCACCTCGGCTCGGTGAGCACCGCCTGCGTTGCGCACGCCGACTGCCCGGTCCTGGTGGTGCACAGCAAGGATGACCACGAGCGCACCCGCCATTTCCGCAGGGGCGCCGCATCGAAGGACGCACACAGGGACGTATCCGTGGACGCAGCGAAGCGCTGA
- a CDS encoding ATP-binding protein: protein MTNWRIRDFHSADLDGILHLWESLKATNVEPVYALSEVLASCEKDHAVVAVLGDQVVGAAVGRAAHDQGWIVFLATLPEFRGRGIGTSLLAAVENRMAPHGLNKLSALMPESETRVEAFLSRGFVLKKNLRYFERTIPVQRQELEPLGLLGGRILARDLWENVAGMRREKELLERRLVLPLAEADLADEFGVVPPRAVVLFGPPGTGKTTFAKAIASRLEWPFVEVFPSRLASDPKGLAGALRETFLEISELEHAVVFIDEVEEIASQRAGDPPSPLQGVTNELLKIIPAFREQPGRILVCATNFIRALDSAFLRHGRFDYVIPIGLPDRQAREAMWQRFIPAAVVDDVDVEQLVDRTKGFSPADIEYAARSASQRALEKAVYDDGGLASGGGVAVREAVRKGPATQDYLDAIADTRTTVSDEVHQEFLEDIDALGRV from the coding sequence ATGACCAACTGGCGGATCAGGGACTTCCACTCCGCGGACCTGGACGGCATCCTGCACCTTTGGGAGTCGTTGAAGGCCACCAACGTCGAGCCCGTCTACGCGCTTTCCGAGGTGCTGGCGTCCTGCGAGAAGGATCATGCCGTGGTGGCAGTCCTCGGCGATCAGGTGGTGGGCGCCGCCGTCGGACGTGCCGCGCACGACCAGGGCTGGATCGTCTTCCTGGCCACGCTGCCCGAATTCCGCGGCCGCGGCATCGGCACCTCCCTGCTGGCCGCCGTCGAAAACCGGATGGCGCCCCACGGACTGAATAAGCTCTCAGCCCTGATGCCCGAGTCGGAGACCCGGGTGGAGGCCTTCCTGAGCCGCGGCTTCGTGCTCAAGAAAAACCTGCGCTACTTCGAGCGCACCATCCCCGTGCAGCGGCAGGAACTCGAGCCCCTGGGCCTGCTGGGCGGACGCATCCTGGCCCGGGACCTGTGGGAGAACGTGGCCGGCATGCGCCGGGAGAAAGAGCTCCTGGAGCGCCGCCTGGTCCTGCCGCTGGCCGAGGCGGACCTCGCCGACGAATTCGGCGTGGTGCCGCCGCGGGCAGTGGTGCTGTTCGGGCCCCCCGGGACCGGCAAGACCACCTTCGCCAAGGCCATCGCCTCCCGGCTGGAGTGGCCCTTTGTTGAAGTCTTTCCCTCCCGGCTGGCCTCCGACCCCAAGGGCCTGGCCGGCGCTCTGCGGGAGACGTTCCTGGAGATCTCGGAACTGGAGCACGCCGTCGTGTTCATCGACGAGGTGGAGGAGATCGCCTCCCAGCGCGCCGGGGACCCGCCGTCTCCGCTGCAGGGCGTCACCAACGAACTGCTCAAGATCATCCCGGCCTTCCGCGAACAGCCCGGCCGCATCCTGGTCTGCGCCACCAACTTTATCCGCGCCCTCGACTCCGCCTTCCTGCGGCACGGCCGGTTCGACTACGTGATCCCCATCGGCCTGCCGGACCGGCAGGCCCGCGAAGCCATGTGGCAGCGCTTCATCCCCGCCGCCGTCGTGGACGACGTGGACGTGGAGCAGCTCGTGGACCGGACCAAGGGCTTCTCCCCCGCGGACATCGAGTACGCCGCCCGAAGCGCCTCCCAGCGTGCGCTGGAAAAGGCGGTGTACGACGACGGCGGACTGGCTTCCGGGGGCGGCGTGGCCGTCCGCGAGGCGGTCCGGAAGGGTCCCGCCACCCAGGACTACCTCGACGCCATCGCGGACACCCGCACCACCGTCAGCGATGAGGTGCACCAGGAGTTCCTGGAGGACATCGACGCCCTCGGCCGCGTGTAG
- a CDS encoding transmembrane-type terpene cyclase, translating to MILFLTIVSGVAWTVVYVGAIRLGFRQRTYAIPAAALALNFAWEAIYAARSVATGISAQGVFNIVWGLADVLILYTFLRFGRGELPPWVTRPLFLAWAVLLGITSFAVQLLFVAEFGWDDATKYAAFLQNLLMSGLFIAMFVSRGSGRGQSLVIALAKWIGTLAPTIVYGGYGNSPLILGLGALCSVFDLAYIALLWRARGRATV from the coding sequence GTGATCCTGTTTCTCACGATCGTCAGCGGAGTGGCCTGGACCGTCGTCTATGTCGGGGCGATCAGGCTGGGCTTCCGGCAGCGCACCTACGCCATCCCGGCGGCGGCCCTGGCGCTCAACTTCGCCTGGGAAGCCATCTACGCCGCGCGGTCCGTGGCCACGGGAATATCGGCGCAGGGTGTCTTCAACATCGTGTGGGGCCTGGCAGACGTCCTCATCCTCTACACCTTCCTCAGGTTCGGGCGGGGTGAGCTGCCGCCGTGGGTCACGCGGCCGCTCTTCCTGGCCTGGGCCGTTCTGCTGGGCATCACGTCGTTCGCAGTGCAGCTGCTCTTCGTGGCTGAATTCGGCTGGGACGACGCCACCAAGTACGCCGCGTTCCTGCAGAACCTGCTGATGTCCGGTTTGTTCATCGCGATGTTCGTCTCGCGCGGCAGCGGCCGGGGCCAGTCGCTCGTCATCGCCTTGGCCAAGTGGATCGGCACGCTTGCTCCCACCATTGTTTACGGCGGGTACGGAAACTCGCCCCTGATCCTTGGGCTCGGAGCGCTGTGCAGCGTTTTCGACCTGGCGTACATCGCCCTACTCTGGCGGGCACGTGGACGCGCTACTGTTTGA
- a CDS encoding low temperature requirement protein A has product MPSNPLRHAVARMGGRDPHQPHRTATPLELFFDLTFVIAFGVAGSQFAHEIAEGHFGAGLLGFSFAMFAVIWAWINFTWFASAYDTDDWVFRVVTMVQLLGVLILAMGIEPMFHSLVEGKHVENTAIVGGYVIMRLALVSQWLRAARQDPARRQTCLRYAGYLAVVQLGWIAVLFIQADVATTFLMIAPLYVLELATPYAAERNATTPWHAHHIAERYGLLAIIALGECLIGAVETLRAIVANHGWSVDAALVGFGGTALAFSMWWIYFILPAGRALHLQRHRSYFFGYGHIPVFAAIAATGAGLHVAAYYIDDAAHISAAVAVASIAVPVALFKVSLTALFSLMTCLDRTLIAVTTGVVCVLAGTVVLAAVGMSVPVCLLIIVAALGASIIIDERRSTDLLHAALEKLEQRSKTA; this is encoded by the coding sequence ATGCCCTCTAATCCGCTTCGGCACGCCGTGGCCCGCATGGGCGGCCGGGATCCGCACCAGCCGCACCGGACAGCCACCCCTCTGGAGCTCTTCTTCGACCTGACCTTCGTGATCGCCTTCGGAGTGGCCGGCAGCCAGTTCGCCCACGAGATCGCGGAGGGACACTTCGGCGCCGGGCTGCTCGGCTTTTCCTTCGCGATGTTTGCCGTGATCTGGGCGTGGATCAATTTCACGTGGTTCGCCAGCGCCTACGACACCGACGACTGGGTGTTCCGGGTGGTCACCATGGTTCAGCTGCTCGGCGTCCTGATCCTGGCGATGGGCATCGAACCCATGTTCCACTCCCTGGTGGAGGGGAAGCACGTGGAGAACACGGCCATCGTCGGCGGCTACGTCATCATGCGGCTGGCCCTGGTCTCCCAGTGGCTGCGCGCTGCCCGGCAGGACCCTGCCCGCCGGCAGACGTGCCTGCGCTACGCGGGATACCTGGCGGTGGTCCAGCTTGGGTGGATCGCGGTGCTGTTCATCCAGGCGGACGTGGCCACCACCTTCCTGATGATTGCTCCGCTGTACGTGCTGGAGCTGGCCACCCCGTACGCCGCCGAGCGGAACGCCACCACGCCCTGGCACGCGCACCACATCGCCGAACGCTACGGCTTGCTGGCCATCATCGCGCTCGGCGAATGCCTGATCGGCGCCGTCGAGACGCTCCGGGCCATCGTAGCCAACCATGGCTGGTCGGTTGATGCCGCCTTGGTGGGTTTCGGCGGCACCGCGCTGGCCTTCAGCATGTGGTGGATCTACTTCATCCTGCCCGCCGGCCGGGCCCTGCACCTGCAGCGGCACCGTTCCTACTTCTTCGGCTACGGCCACATCCCTGTCTTCGCCGCGATCGCCGCCACGGGAGCTGGCCTGCATGTCGCCGCCTACTACATCGACGATGCCGCCCACATCAGCGCCGCCGTCGCAGTCGCCAGCATCGCCGTGCCCGTGGCGCTGTTCAAGGTCTCGCTCACGGCACTCTTCAGCCTCATGACGTGCCTCGACCGCACCCTCATCGCCGTCACCACCGGAGTAGTATGCGTACTCGCCGGAACCGTGGTCCTGGCGGCGGTGGGCATGTCCGTTCCCGTCTGCCTGCTCATCATCGTTGCCGCGCTCGGGGCCTCGATCATTATCGATGAACGCCGGAGCACGGACCTGCTCCACGCTGCGCTGGAGAAGCTGGAGCAGCGGTCCAAGACCGCCTGA
- the gluQRS gene encoding tRNA glutamyl-Q(34) synthetase GluQRS, producing MTRAGRFAPSPSGELHVGNLRTAILAWLFARSTGRRFLLRVEDLDRARAGAEAVQLRDLAAVGVTWDGAVVRQTDRRPLYTAAIGRLAAAGLTYECFCTRREIQEAPSAPHAPQGAYPGTCRRLPAAELEFKRSTRPAAIRLRSSVPEWTVEDVLHGTFTGMVDDLVLRRNDGVTAYNLAVVVDDAEQGIDQVVRGDDLLPSTPRQAYLASLLNMPIPEYAHVPLVVNADGVRLAKRDGAVTLGDLAAVGIPAEAVQRKILESLGLPGASLQTALERFSPASLPREPWVWPGA from the coding sequence ATGACTCGCGCTGGCCGCTTCGCCCCCAGCCCGTCCGGTGAGCTGCATGTGGGAAACCTCCGGACGGCAATCCTCGCCTGGCTCTTTGCCCGTTCCACCGGCCGTCGGTTTCTGCTGCGCGTCGAGGACCTCGACCGCGCGCGGGCAGGGGCTGAAGCGGTGCAATTGCGGGACCTGGCGGCCGTCGGAGTGACCTGGGACGGTGCAGTGGTGCGCCAGACGGACCGCCGACCGCTGTACACGGCGGCCATCGGACGGCTGGCCGCGGCCGGCCTGACATACGAATGCTTCTGCACGCGCCGCGAGATCCAGGAGGCACCCTCCGCGCCGCACGCGCCGCAGGGAGCCTACCCCGGCACATGCAGAAGACTGCCGGCGGCCGAGCTCGAGTTCAAGCGGTCCACCCGTCCGGCCGCGATCCGTCTGCGTTCCTCTGTGCCCGAGTGGACGGTGGAGGACGTGCTGCACGGGACGTTCACGGGCATGGTGGACGACCTTGTCTTGCGCCGAAACGACGGCGTGACTGCCTACAACCTGGCCGTCGTCGTGGATGATGCCGAGCAGGGCATCGACCAGGTGGTCCGCGGCGATGACCTTCTGCCGTCCACGCCCCGGCAGGCATATCTCGCGTCGCTCTTGAATATGCCCATTCCGGAATATGCCCATGTGCCGCTGGTGGTGAACGCCGATGGCGTCCGGCTGGCCAAACGAGACGGCGCGGTCACCCTGGGTGACCTGGCCGCCGTCGGAATCCCCGCGGAAGCTGTGCAGCGCAAGATCCTGGAGTCACTTGGTTTGCCTGGTGCATCGCTCCAGACCGCCCTCGAGCGCTTTTCGCCTGCCAGCCTCCCTCGTGAGCCATGGGTCTGGCCGGGGGCGTAG
- a CDS encoding Lrp/AsnC family transcriptional regulator, which translates to MIRLQQLDATDRRILSALDEDPRLPIMVLSQRLGLARGTVQSRLERMTASGALRPNSSRVLPAALGRGVAAAVSAELDQSHLNEAIAALREIPEVLECHAPAGDTDLLIRVVATSPDDLYRVSEEIRLCPGIVRTSTSMFLREVIPYRTTGLLEH; encoded by the coding sequence ATGATCAGATTGCAGCAGCTCGACGCCACCGACCGGAGGATCCTTTCCGCCCTGGACGAGGATCCGCGGCTGCCCATCATGGTCCTGTCCCAGCGGCTGGGCCTGGCCCGCGGTACTGTACAGTCGCGCCTGGAGCGGATGACGGCGTCGGGCGCCCTCCGGCCCAACAGCAGCCGTGTACTGCCTGCAGCGCTGGGCCGCGGCGTTGCCGCCGCGGTCAGCGCCGAACTGGACCAGAGCCACCTCAACGAGGCCATCGCTGCGCTGCGCGAAATCCCGGAAGTACTGGAGTGCCACGCCCCAGCCGGCGACACGGACCTGCTGATCCGGGTGGTGGCCACCAGTCCTGATGACCTGTACCGGGTTTCTGAGGAGATCCGGCTGTGCCCGGGAATTGTGCGGACGTCCACGAGCATGTTCCTGCGCGAGGTGATTCCCTACCGCACCACGGGCCTCTTAGAGCACTGA
- a CDS encoding FG-GAP-like repeat-containing protein: MRSFSRSIASVTGLLVLAAGLVSLPATAMAATDPALNGTSLPVQSPTEQEHHGYESAPGVPMDGPPGGLALETEAGVTAPVPITVKLVVATLVDNKTVVPMAQAETAVTASSNYWKAMSAGRISMTVTERANWASTTARSTDSYYDMINKITSELKWTYAANKALVIFVPSATLSGGALGAGYSSNGNSGRVLMPKISGFTSSVIAHEFGHVLGSMHADALQCSSGISDVGVTSTGQFSDSSCYIREYGDSTDLMGLSSYSMPVISAPFWEARGLGNGTDIRDLGVASSVKSYTLKPWGDTKLSYRAVKFTDPASKEVYYLELRQPAGYDTYLASGPAGNRGVKVVQRGGATPSSSLALMPSTVPFSGYYATNHTWQAGSTFITHAGTRVTINAVTATSATVTIDADLALHTKIQFSAGDFNGDGRADVMSRETDGSLLLLPGLAGNKIGPAARLGGGWNIFNTVIGDADYTGDGHADVLGRTSEGVLWLYPGNGQRGFLPRIRIGAGWQIFERIVAPGDLTGDGKSDLTGIKPDGTLWLYPGTGAGGFPTTKQAGSGWNTFTAVASASGFGGKRGGLMARTKDGTLYFYPGNAIGGFLAPTRLGGGWASFKDFIGGHDFNGDAKTDFLVTTSAGSMTVYPGNETGRFATRISVGTGWDRFRQVWEAGDATGDGIPDVFALTTQGTLWLHPGNGSGSFQPARQLNSGWQTYDQIFTAGNFDGAGGPDLIARAADGVLWTYPTDGKGKLFPRKLLATSLKGFTRFLSPGDFTGDGRSDLLAQSADGKLWLYPGNGVGGLQAARSLGLGWNAFNQIAAAGDFTGDGKNDIMARTTDGVLWLYPGNGTGGFVPRTQLGSAWNMYKAIANVGGLAGTSSPGMIAVAPDGLLWLYSGNNRGNFQASILNPR, encoded by the coding sequence ATGCGCTCTTTTTCCCGTTCAATCGCGTCGGTCACCGGCTTGCTGGTTCTCGCCGCGGGCCTCGTCTCGCTTCCCGCCACCGCAATGGCAGCCACGGATCCTGCCTTGAACGGCACGTCGCTGCCGGTGCAGTCCCCGACGGAACAGGAGCACCACGGATACGAATCCGCGCCGGGCGTGCCGATGGACGGGCCGCCAGGGGGGCTGGCCCTGGAGACTGAGGCCGGGGTGACCGCTCCCGTTCCAATCACGGTCAAACTAGTCGTGGCCACCCTCGTCGATAACAAGACCGTCGTTCCGATGGCCCAGGCCGAAACGGCCGTGACGGCCTCCAGCAACTACTGGAAGGCGATGTCCGCCGGCCGCATCTCCATGACCGTGACCGAGCGGGCCAATTGGGCCTCCACGACGGCGAGGTCGACGGACTCGTACTACGACATGATCAACAAGATCACGAGCGAGCTGAAGTGGACCTACGCGGCCAACAAAGCGCTGGTGATCTTCGTGCCCAGTGCCACGCTCTCCGGCGGCGCCCTGGGTGCCGGCTACAGCAGCAACGGCAACAGCGGGCGGGTGCTGATGCCGAAGATCAGCGGCTTCACCAGCAGCGTGATCGCGCACGAGTTCGGGCACGTCTTGGGTTCGATGCACGCCGACGCCCTGCAGTGCAGCAGCGGAATCTCGGATGTCGGCGTCACCAGCACCGGGCAGTTCAGCGACTCCTCCTGCTATATCCGGGAATATGGCGACAGCACCGACCTGATGGGACTGTCCAGCTACAGCATGCCCGTGATTAGCGCGCCGTTCTGGGAAGCCAGGGGCCTGGGCAATGGCACTGACATCCGCGACCTCGGCGTGGCTTCCAGCGTGAAGAGCTACACGCTGAAACCCTGGGGCGACACGAAGCTCTCCTACCGCGCGGTGAAGTTCACCGATCCGGCCAGCAAGGAGGTCTACTACCTGGAGCTCCGGCAGCCTGCCGGCTACGACACGTACCTGGCTAGCGGGCCGGCGGGTAACCGGGGCGTGAAGGTGGTCCAGCGGGGCGGCGCCACCCCCTCGTCCTCGCTGGCGCTGATGCCGTCCACCGTTCCGTTCAGCGGGTACTACGCCACCAATCACACCTGGCAGGCCGGCAGCACGTTCATCACGCATGCGGGAACCAGGGTCACCATCAATGCCGTCACCGCCACCTCGGCCACCGTCACCATCGACGCCGACCTCGCCCTGCACACCAAGATCCAGTTCTCGGCCGGCGACTTCAACGGGGACGGACGGGCCGATGTCATGTCCCGCGAAACCGACGGTTCGCTTCTGCTGCTGCCCGGCCTGGCCGGAAACAAGATCGGCCCGGCAGCAAGGCTGGGCGGCGGCTGGAACATCTTCAACACTGTAATCGGGGACGCTGACTACACAGGAGACGGACACGCGGACGTACTCGGGCGCACCTCCGAAGGTGTCCTGTGGCTATACCCAGGCAACGGACAGCGTGGCTTCCTTCCCCGCATCCGGATTGGTGCTGGCTGGCAGATATTTGAGCGCATCGTGGCACCCGGGGACCTGACGGGCGATGGGAAAAGCGACCTGACGGGCATCAAGCCTGACGGCACGCTCTGGCTGTACCCCGGCACGGGAGCTGGCGGCTTTCCCACAACAAAGCAGGCGGGATCCGGTTGGAACACCTTCACGGCAGTGGCATCAGCCAGTGGATTTGGCGGCAAACGGGGAGGGCTGATGGCCCGCACCAAGGACGGGACGCTTTACTTCTATCCCGGCAACGCAATCGGAGGATTCCTCGCGCCCACGCGGCTCGGGGGCGGATGGGCCTCATTCAAGGACTTCATCGGAGGCCACGACTTCAACGGGGACGCGAAGACGGACTTTCTGGTTACGACTTCAGCGGGCTCCATGACCGTGTATCCGGGCAATGAAACCGGCCGTTTTGCCACCCGAATTTCTGTGGGTACCGGCTGGGATAGGTTCCGGCAGGTGTGGGAGGCCGGCGACGCCACTGGTGACGGCATTCCCGATGTCTTCGCCCTGACAACGCAAGGCACCTTGTGGCTTCACCCCGGCAACGGTTCCGGGAGCTTCCAGCCGGCCAGGCAGCTGAATTCCGGGTGGCAGACTTACGACCAGATTTTTACTGCCGGAAACTTTGACGGAGCAGGCGGTCCTGACCTGATTGCCAGGGCGGCCGACGGGGTGCTCTGGACCTACCCCACCGATGGGAAAGGCAAACTCTTTCCGAGAAAACTACTGGCGACGTCCTTGAAGGGATTCACCCGGTTTCTTTCGCCCGGTGATTTCACCGGCGACGGCCGGAGCGATTTGCTCGCGCAGTCGGCCGACGGCAAGCTTTGGCTCTACCCGGGCAACGGGGTTGGAGGCCTCCAGGCTGCCCGGTCACTCGGGTTAGGGTGGAACGCCTTCAACCAGATCGCTGCCGCCGGCGACTTCACCGGGGATGGGAAGAACGACATCATGGCCCGAACCACTGACGGCGTCCTGTGGCTCTATCCAGGTAATGGCACCGGCGGATTCGTTCCGCGCACGCAGCTCGGCAGTGCCTGGAACATGTACAAAGCGATAGCTAATGTTGGCGGCCTGGCAGGAACCAGCAGCCCCGGCATGATTGCCGTTGCACCGGACGGACTTCTGTGGCTTTACTCGGGCAACAACCGGGGGAACTTCCAGGCATCCATACTGAATCCCCGCTGA
- a CDS encoding Lrp/AsnC family transcriptional regulator, with the protein MIDHIDRSILRHLKEDGRMTATALAAKVGLTVAPCHRRLRDLEQSGVIRGYKADIDPAAVGLGFEAIVFVTLRQVDRPTMEIFENRVAENPNIVEAQRLFGSPDYLLKVIAADLPSYQRFYDSELTVLPGVERMTSTLVMKNLKSNVGPPV; encoded by the coding sequence GTGATTGACCATATCGACAGAAGCATTTTGCGCCACCTCAAAGAGGACGGCAGAATGACTGCCACGGCGCTGGCCGCGAAGGTGGGGCTCACCGTTGCCCCGTGCCATCGCCGGCTCCGGGACCTCGAGCAGTCCGGCGTGATCCGCGGCTACAAAGCGGACATTGACCCGGCCGCCGTCGGGCTTGGCTTTGAGGCAATTGTGTTCGTGACGCTCCGGCAGGTGGACCGCCCCACTATGGAGATCTTCGAGAACCGGGTGGCTGAGAACCCGAACATCGTGGAGGCGCAGCGGCTGTTCGGCTCCCCGGACTACCTGCTGAAGGTTATCGCGGCAGACCTGCCCTCTTACCAGCGCTTCTACGACAGCGAGCTGACGGTGCTGCCGGGGGTGGAGCGGATGACCTCAACCCTGGTGATGAAGAACCTGAAATCCAACGTAGGCCCGCCCGTCTGA
- a CDS encoding LysE family translocator, with translation MNPQLFLAFIVVAAALACTPGVDWAYSITAGLGRRSFVPAVAGLCSGYVLHTVLMVAGLAAVLASMPGLLGWITVAGAVYLLWLGTVTIRSWRGASFTAAAAVGNPGQNQLRSFLQGMGTSGINPKGLLFFLALVPQFVSADAPLPVPVQSGLLGLTFVLLAALVYTCVALLSRKLLQSRPNAARRVTLSSGIIMVLLGTALLSEQLLPALCRFV, from the coding sequence ATGAATCCCCAGCTTTTCCTCGCCTTTATCGTGGTCGCAGCGGCCCTCGCCTGCACCCCCGGGGTGGACTGGGCCTACTCCATCACTGCAGGCCTGGGCCGCCGCAGTTTCGTGCCCGCCGTGGCGGGGCTGTGCAGCGGGTACGTGCTGCACACCGTCCTCATGGTGGCCGGGCTCGCCGCAGTACTGGCCAGCATGCCGGGCCTGCTGGGGTGGATCACGGTGGCCGGTGCCGTCTACCTGCTGTGGCTGGGGACCGTCACCATCAGGTCATGGCGCGGTGCGAGCTTCACGGCAGCGGCCGCCGTCGGGAATCCGGGGCAGAACCAGCTCCGGTCCTTCCTCCAGGGCATGGGGACCAGCGGCATCAATCCCAAGGGCCTGTTGTTCTTCCTGGCCCTCGTGCCGCAGTTCGTCAGCGCCGACGCGCCGCTGCCCGTGCCGGTACAGTCCGGCCTGCTGGGGCTGACCTTCGTGCTGCTCGCGGCCCTCGTGTACACCTGCGTGGCACTGCTGTCGCGGAAACTGCTGCAGTCCCGGCCGAACGCGGCCCGCCGCGTGACGCTGAGCAGCGGCATCATCATGGTGCTCCTGGGCACCGCGCTGCTCTCGGAGCAGCTGCTTCCGGCCCTGTGCAGGTTCGTATAG
- a CDS encoding YybH family protein — protein MTDAIRQWMDKYIAAWTTNDPADIGALFTEEAVYATRPYDPDPWRGREQIVERWIASADQPEDWTFEWSLLGSDGDLAFVQGRTSYLDDRPNYENLWVIRLDADGRASGFTEWFMEQKV, from the coding sequence ATGACTGACGCAATCAGGCAGTGGATGGACAAGTACATCGCGGCGTGGACCACGAACGACCCCGCGGATATAGGGGCGCTCTTCACGGAGGAGGCCGTGTACGCCACGCGGCCCTACGACCCCGACCCGTGGCGCGGCCGCGAACAGATCGTGGAGCGCTGGATCGCGTCGGCGGACCAGCCGGAGGACTGGACGTTCGAATGGTCGCTGCTGGGGTCCGACGGTGACCTCGCGTTCGTGCAGGGCCGCACCTCGTACCTTGATGACCGCCCGAACTACGAGAACCTGTGGGTAATTCGGCTCGATGCCGACGGGCGTGCCTCGGGCTTCACGGAGTGGTTCATGGAGCAAAAGGTCTGA
- a CDS encoding DUF456 domain-containing protein, with translation MNAQTLVTVLCGLAILVGVAGTVIPVLPGSFLIGLSLLAWAIWGGEGVTGWVVFAVGMVFVLAGMAASAVLAGRKLKEHKIPNRSVAVGVVLGIAGMFVIPVVGLFVGFAAGLLLSEVLRTRNLRAALTSSWAALKATGLGMLAEFGLACLAASTWVVGVWVGAASA, from the coding sequence ATGAACGCCCAAACCCTCGTGACCGTCCTGTGCGGCCTGGCCATCCTGGTTGGTGTTGCCGGCACCGTCATCCCTGTTTTGCCCGGCAGTTTCCTGATCGGCCTGAGCCTGTTGGCGTGGGCAATCTGGGGCGGCGAGGGCGTGACCGGCTGGGTGGTTTTCGCCGTGGGCATGGTGTTTGTGCTGGCCGGTATGGCGGCCAGCGCCGTCCTTGCCGGCCGCAAACTGAAGGAGCACAAGATTCCCAACCGGAGCGTCGCCGTCGGGGTTGTGCTGGGCATTGCCGGCATGTTCGTCATTCCCGTGGTGGGCCTGTTCGTGGGCTTTGCCGCCGGGCTGCTGCTCAGCGAAGTCCTGCGCACGCGGAACTTGCGGGCGGCGCTGACCTCCAGCTGGGCTGCCCTGAAAGCGACCGGGCTGGGCATGCTTGCGGAGTTCGGCCTGGCCTGCCTCGCCGCCAGCACCTGGGTGGTGGGCGTGTGGGTGGGCGCAGCTTCGGCCTAG